One window of Chloroflexota bacterium genomic DNA carries:
- a CDS encoding Rieske 2Fe-2S domain-containing protein, with the protein MLTQEENAFLTQVGPGTPAGEWLRRYWQPIAPACELTNEQPTKFVRVLGEDLVLFKDKSGNVGLIQDHCAHRGASMLYGRVEERGISCAYHGWLYDTMGNCLETPAEPADSKFSLTVKMKAYPVQRAAGLYFAYLGPSPAPALPRYREWVRVDRKMRVTVYPMLDCNYLSSVENALDPAHLQILHQDVANRPLVPINSTRGTTDDVLTFDFYETPYGIMKRRVYKNGMVDEHPFVWPTYLGTTWLRTPVDDTHTLVFIVGEGYRVRPDANLVETDDAIYEYLPPLKTPAEALHPEAQFRFYAPFGQIAAQDHVMWETQGVITDRTNERLATSDRGIVLLRELLRHNIQRVMEGLDPTGIIRDPEHEPIDVTMGRVRLVGQPDEATATAMAPREAVIPRGRQAAWS; encoded by the coding sequence GTGCTGACGCAAGAGGAAAACGCCTTTCTCACCCAAGTGGGCCCGGGAACCCCAGCCGGCGAGTGGTTGCGCCGGTACTGGCAGCCGATCGCCCCGGCGTGCGAGTTGACGAACGAGCAGCCGACCAAGTTCGTCCGCGTTCTCGGCGAGGACCTGGTGCTGTTCAAGGACAAGAGCGGGAACGTCGGCTTGATCCAGGACCACTGCGCCCACCGGGGAGCCAGCATGCTCTACGGGCGGGTAGAGGAGCGAGGGATCAGCTGCGCCTACCACGGCTGGCTGTACGACACGATGGGGAACTGCCTGGAGACCCCGGCCGAGCCGGCGGACAGCAAGTTCTCCCTCACCGTCAAGATGAAGGCCTATCCCGTCCAGCGGGCGGCCGGCCTGTACTTCGCCTATCTCGGGCCAAGCCCAGCTCCAGCGCTGCCACGGTACAGGGAGTGGGTGCGCGTGGACCGCAAGATGCGGGTCACCGTCTACCCCATGCTGGACTGCAATTACCTCTCTTCCGTTGAGAACGCACTCGACCCGGCACACCTGCAGATCCTGCACCAGGACGTGGCCAACCGACCGCTAGTCCCCATCAACAGCACGCGGGGCACGACCGACGACGTGCTGACCTTCGACTTCTATGAGACGCCATACGGCATCATGAAGCGCCGTGTCTATAAGAACGGTATGGTGGACGAGCATCCGTTCGTCTGGCCAACCTACCTTGGCACCACCTGGCTCCGCACGCCGGTGGACGACACCCACACCCTGGTGTTCATCGTGGGCGAGGGCTACCGCGTGCGGCCTGACGCGAACCTGGTCGAAACCGACGACGCCATCTACGAGTACCTTCCGCCGCTGAAGACCCCTGCGGAGGCGCTTCATCCCGAAGCGCAGTTCCGCTTCTATGCCCCCTTCGGCCAGATTGCTGCTCAGGACCACGTGATGTGGGAAACCCAAGGGGTGATCACCGATCGGACGAACGAACGCCTCGCGACCTCTGACCGCGGGATCGTTCTGCTCCGGGAGCTTCTGCGGCACAACATCCAGCGGGTGATGGAGGGACTCGATCCGACCGGCATCATCCGGGACCCCGAGCACGAGCCGATCGACGTCACGATGGGCCGGGTTCGGCTCGTGGGCCAGCCCGACGAGGCGACGGCGACGGCTATGGCGCCTCGAGAGGCGGTGATCCCGCGTGGGCGGCAGGCGGCGTGGAGCTGA